A single Pseudodesulfovibrio aespoeensis Aspo-2 DNA region contains:
- a CDS encoding DUF3100 domain-containing protein, which produces MLDAIKNVKIHLLVLVLVIVSELVGILTFDVGPGKLVLLPMLYAVFIGIFLGPKFLKVVKDRDMDHASSLVALTLMLLMARYGTLVGPKFFEILKAGPALILQELGNIGTLIIGIPIAVFLGLKRESVGAAHSIAREPNVALIGDIYGLDSAEGRGVMGVYICGTVFGTIFFGLAASFLSVLNWFHPYALAMASGVGSASMMTAAVGSLSAIYPDMAEKIQAFGVASNTLSGLDGVYMSMFIALPLANKLYKIMYRIRFGTAQEV; this is translated from the coding sequence CTCACATTCGACGTCGGGCCGGGCAAGCTGGTCCTTCTGCCCATGCTCTACGCCGTCTTCATCGGCATCTTTCTGGGTCCGAAATTCCTGAAGGTCGTCAAGGATAGGGATATGGACCATGCGAGTTCCCTGGTCGCCCTGACCCTCATGCTGCTCATGGCCCGCTACGGCACCCTGGTGGGGCCGAAATTTTTCGAAATCCTCAAGGCTGGCCCGGCCCTCATTCTGCAGGAACTTGGCAACATCGGCACCCTGATCATCGGCATCCCCATAGCCGTGTTCCTGGGCCTGAAACGCGAATCCGTGGGTGCGGCCCATTCCATCGCCCGCGAGCCCAACGTCGCCCTGATCGGCGACATCTACGGGCTGGATTCCGCAGAGGGACGCGGCGTCATGGGTGTCTACATCTGCGGTACGGTCTTCGGCACCATCTTCTTTGGCTTGGCCGCCTCTTTCCTGAGCGTTTTGAACTGGTTTCATCCCTATGCCCTGGCCATGGCCTCCGGCGTGGGCTCGGCCAGCATGATGACCGCCGCGGTGGGCAGTCTCTCGGCCATCTATCCGGACATGGCGGAAAAAATCCAGGCTTTTGGCGTTGCCAGCAACACTTTGTCCGGATTGGACGGCGTGTACATGTCCATGTTCATCGCCCTGCCACTGGCAAACAAGCTCTATAAAATCATGTACCGCATCAGGTTCGGCACTGCTCAGGAGGTTTAG
- a CDS encoding HAD-IIA family hydrolase — MRLFLFDMDGTLHNGAQGITGTVECLKAIADMGAHSCILTNNSSRTRRECQDILAGFGCEVPERNIYTAGIIATHYIASHWPGSSVYVVGNTALEDACREYGLRVTNDSPEPAPETVLVGLDPTLNYEKLATACMCLKAGARYLATHHDMICPVGEGRVVPDIGCTLAYIQAATGLQPLSTGKPNPYVLSVIREDHSVPLERIVMVGDRLTTDIALGVYGSISTALVFSGVTSRTEYDQSPYRTPHVFSHVGELAHALKMADRKEADCA; from the coding sequence ATGCGTCTTTTCCTGTTCGACATGGACGGGACTCTGCACAACGGGGCGCAAGGCATCACGGGCACGGTCGAGTGCCTGAAGGCCATCGCGGACATGGGGGCGCACTCCTGCATACTGACCAACAATTCTTCCAGGACCAGGCGGGAATGCCAGGACATTCTGGCCGGATTTGGCTGCGAAGTTCCAGAAAGGAACATCTACACCGCCGGGATCATCGCCACCCATTACATTGCATCCCACTGGCCGGGATCAAGCGTCTATGTGGTCGGCAATACGGCCTTGGAGGACGCGTGCAGGGAGTACGGACTCAGAGTGACCAACGACAGCCCGGAGCCTGCGCCAGAGACGGTGCTGGTGGGCCTCGACCCCACCTTGAACTACGAAAAACTCGCCACTGCCTGCATGTGCCTCAAGGCTGGAGCGCGCTACCTGGCCACCCATCACGACATGATCTGTCCGGTGGGAGAAGGGCGGGTCGTGCCGGATATCGGCTGCACCCTGGCCTATATTCAGGCGGCCACCGGGCTCCAGCCTCTGAGCACGGGAAAACCCAATCCGTATGTGCTCTCCGTGATCCGCGAGGACCACTCGGTGCCGCTGGAGCGCATCGTCATGGTCGGAGACAGGCTGACCACCGACATTGCCCTCGGCGTGTACGGCAGCATCTCCACGGCACTGGTGTTCAGCGGAGTCACCTCCCGCACTGAATACGACCAGTCACCCTACAGAACCCCGCATGTGTTCTCCCATGTGGGCGAGCTTGCCCACGCCCTGAAGATGGCCGACCGCAAGGAGGCGGACTGTGCATAG
- a CDS encoding ABC transporter ATP-binding protein has protein sequence MSSVHLNNVAKDFGTTKVIHNLSLAIEDGEFIAVVGPSGSGKSTVLRLISGLEPVTGGTIRIGARDVTALHPKKRNVAMVFQNYALYPHMSVERNILFGMRIRKESREKQQAALSRVVETLHLEGLLKRKPRQLSGGQRQRVAMARAIVREPELFLMDEPLSNLDAKLRNEVRLSIMELHRKLNTTTVYVTHDQVEAMTMADRIVVLRDGIIQQVGTPQELYQTPANLFVARFIGSPAMNIIDIACENGSLRLPNGLEIPTPAFVKPVLNQARTARMGIRPEHILLAPEGQTEDRSSGLVSLTGTLSAIEMLGSDIVLHTTGGSSGLRVRVANHGVPYTAGDTTRLLLDLSKAHFFSAEGKERLC, from the coding sequence ATGAGCAGTGTCCACCTGAACAACGTCGCAAAAGACTTCGGGACCACAAAAGTCATCCATAACCTGTCCCTGGCCATCGAGGACGGAGAATTCATCGCTGTTGTCGGCCCTTCGGGAAGTGGCAAGTCCACGGTCTTACGGCTCATCTCAGGCCTTGAGCCGGTCACGGGAGGGACCATCAGAATCGGCGCGCGGGACGTGACCGCCCTGCATCCGAAAAAGCGCAATGTGGCCATGGTCTTTCAGAACTACGCGCTCTACCCGCACATGAGCGTGGAGCGCAACATCCTCTTTGGCATGAGAATTCGAAAGGAAAGCCGGGAAAAGCAGCAGGCGGCCCTGAGCCGGGTCGTGGAAACCCTGCACCTTGAGGGATTGCTGAAGCGGAAACCGCGCCAGCTTTCGGGAGGGCAGCGGCAGCGCGTGGCAATGGCCCGCGCCATCGTGCGCGAGCCCGAGCTGTTCCTCATGGACGAGCCTCTCTCCAACCTCGACGCCAAGCTTCGAAACGAGGTGCGCCTGTCCATCATGGAACTTCACCGCAAACTGAATACCACCACCGTGTATGTGACCCACGACCAGGTGGAGGCCATGACCATGGCCGACCGCATCGTGGTGCTGCGCGACGGGATCATCCAGCAGGTGGGCACGCCGCAGGAGCTCTACCAGACTCCGGCAAACCTCTTTGTGGCGCGGTTCATCGGCTCGCCCGCCATGAACATCATCGACATAGCCTGCGAGAATGGCTCGCTGCGCCTGCCAAACGGGCTGGAAATACCCACCCCCGCGTTCGTGAAGCCTGTTCTCAATCAAGCCAGGACAGCGCGCATGGGCATCCGTCCCGAGCACATACTTCTGGCCCCAGAGGGGCAGACCGAAGATCGAAGCAGCGGCCTCGTCAGCCTCACGGGCACGCTTTCGGCTATCGAAATGCTCGGCAGCGACATCGTGCTGCACACAACCGGGGGATCCAGCGGACTCAGAGTGCGCGTGGCAAACCACGGAGTGCCCTATACTGCCGGGGATACCACCCGGCTCCTGCTGGACCTCAGCAAGGCCCATTTCTTTTCCGCCGAGGGCAAAGAACGCCTGTGCTGA
- a CDS encoding carbohydrate ABC transporter permease — protein sequence MHRRLHILLLAPSAVLLFLFTYKPFFQAVIESVYDSRAASSGEFVGLANFARLFDDPAFMAAVINNFIYVVFTVIPSLILGLLFALLLKENTRTNRWLRSIFFFPTLVPLVAAAALWSFIFLPGVGLLDHYLSLFIHSSHHNFLGQESTALTVLIIISIWKYSGYYMLFFLAGLQSIPDDALEAAHIEGASPWQGFYHVTLPLLRPTLTFVGTIALVYSFTQIDHIPAMTNGGPGHSTTVLLYYIQTITMESQDLGKAYAATLCTVVGLFFLTWLNNALLDSGADYER from the coding sequence GTGCATAGGCGCCTTCACATTCTGCTGCTTGCACCCAGCGCGGTGCTGCTGTTCCTTTTTACCTACAAACCCTTCTTCCAGGCGGTCATCGAATCGGTTTACGACTCCCGCGCCGCCAGCAGCGGCGAATTCGTGGGGCTAGCGAACTTCGCACGGCTTTTTGATGATCCCGCCTTCATGGCCGCCGTCATCAACAACTTCATATATGTGGTGTTCACCGTGATCCCGAGCCTGATCCTGGGCTTGCTCTTCGCGCTGCTGCTCAAGGAAAACACGCGGACCAACCGCTGGCTGCGGTCCATATTCTTCTTCCCCACCCTTGTGCCGCTGGTTGCTGCCGCTGCCCTGTGGTCGTTCATCTTTTTGCCGGGCGTTGGCCTGCTGGACCACTACCTCTCCCTTTTCATTCACAGCAGCCACCACAACTTCCTCGGACAGGAAAGCACCGCGCTCACCGTGCTTATCATCATCAGCATCTGGAAATACTCAGGCTATTACATGCTCTTCTTCCTTGCCGGCCTTCAATCCATCCCGGACGATGCGCTGGAAGCGGCCCATATCGAGGGGGCTTCGCCCTGGCAGGGATTCTACCACGTCACCCTGCCGCTCCTGCGGCCTACGCTCACCTTTGTGGGCACCATAGCCCTCGTCTACTCCTTTACCCAAATCGACCACATTCCGGCCATGACCAACGGCGGCCCAGGCCATTCCACCACCGTGCTGCTCTACTACATCCAGACCATAACCATGGAGTCGCAGGATCTGGGCAAGGCATACGCCGCAACCTTGTGCACGGTTGTCGGCCTCTTTTTCCTCACCTGGCTCAACAACGCGCTTCTCGATTCCGGAGCTGACTATGAGCGATAA
- a CDS encoding glycerol-3-phosphate responsive antiterminator has protein sequence MDTIRHERVIAAIADLRHVVTALESDIHTVFLLHDNVRELEQAVRLLRANGKRVFIHFDMVDGVAPNPAGLEHLTSLFPFDGVITTKGGVIRKGKKLGLVTIQRIFMIDSRSIDMAVSAVEKYEPDAVEIMPGLLAKAVHRLHEFISPPLITGGMISTREEVEMMLATPVAAISASTTGLWIPSPCA, from the coding sequence ATGGACACCATCAGGCACGAGCGGGTCATTGCGGCCATTGCCGATCTGCGGCATGTGGTCACGGCTCTCGAGTCCGACATCCATACGGTGTTCCTGCTTCACGACAACGTGAGGGAGCTTGAGCAGGCGGTTCGTCTGCTTCGCGCCAATGGCAAGCGGGTGTTCATCCACTTTGATATGGTGGACGGGGTGGCTCCGAATCCGGCGGGACTGGAGCATTTGACGAGTCTGTTTCCGTTCGATGGCGTGATCACCACCAAAGGTGGGGTCATTCGCAAGGGCAAAAAGCTCGGGCTTGTGACCATTCAAAGAATCTTCATGATCGATTCCCGTTCCATCGACATGGCAGTGAGCGCGGTCGAGAAGTATGAGCCGGATGCCGTGGAGATCATGCCTGGCCTGCTCGCCAAGGCCGTACACCGGCTTCATGAATTCATCAGTCCGCCCCTGATCACGGGCGGCATGATCTCCACCCGGGAAGAAGTCGAAATGATGCTCGCAACGCCTGTGGCCGCAATTTCCGCCTCCACCACAGGGCTGTGGATTCCATCGCCTTGCGCCTGA
- a CDS encoding amidohydrolase, whose translation MNLKPEIAARFEELQSIRRHLHTCPEVGLETVETVAFVKTKLDSFGIGYEDIGVNSLLAKVEGRGPGKTVAFRADMDGLETTEETGLPYQSSTPGRMHACGHDGHTTTMLAFARYLADHHDFDGTVLLLFQSGEEGFDGALKIIEDGLFEKYDIDCMFGLHNWPGYAENQIVVHPGPCMASEDRFDLTIQGKSGHASVPHLCVEPFAAVADFIKGAQSVVARRISAHDKAVVSITQVHGGSAYNIIPGTVVIRGNVRTTDSSVQDIIEQSLGRLAEGVAAMYGVQASFNYHRKHPVLVNTMPEPAIRAAARVVGKENVLTDELSAMGSEDYAFFMQHAKGCFVWVGNGKNSPVIHNSKYDFNDQVILVGASFFAELLEEVLPQS comes from the coding sequence ATGAACCTGAAGCCAGAAATCGCAGCCCGCTTTGAGGAGCTGCAAAGTATCCGCAGACACCTGCACACCTGTCCGGAAGTCGGACTGGAGACAGTCGAAACCGTCGCCTTCGTGAAGACGAAACTCGACAGCTTCGGCATCGGCTACGAGGACATCGGCGTCAATTCGCTGCTGGCAAAGGTCGAGGGTCGCGGACCGGGCAAGACCGTCGCCTTTCGCGCCGACATGGACGGCCTGGAAACCACCGAGGAAACCGGACTGCCCTATCAATCCAGCACGCCGGGGCGGATGCATGCTTGCGGCCATGACGGCCACACCACCACCATGCTGGCATTCGCCCGCTATCTGGCTGATCACCACGACTTCGACGGCACCGTGCTCCTCCTCTTCCAGTCCGGCGAGGAGGGATTCGACGGCGCGCTCAAGATCATCGAAGACGGGCTGTTCGAAAAATATGACATCGACTGCATGTTCGGCCTGCACAACTGGCCGGGCTACGCGGAGAATCAAATCGTCGTGCACCCCGGCCCCTGCATGGCCTCAGAAGACCGCTTCGACCTGACTATCCAGGGCAAAAGCGGACACGCTTCGGTGCCGCATCTCTGCGTGGAGCCCTTTGCGGCAGTCGCCGATTTCATCAAGGGTGCGCAGTCGGTCGTTGCGCGCAGGATCTCGGCCCACGACAAAGCCGTTGTCAGCATCACGCAGGTACACGGCGGCAGCGCATACAACATTATCCCGGGCACAGTGGTCATACGCGGCAATGTGCGCACCACGGACAGTAGCGTCCAGGATATCATCGAGCAATCCCTGGGCAGGCTGGCCGAGGGCGTGGCCGCCATGTACGGCGTGCAGGCCTCGTTCAACTATCATCGGAAACATCCGGTGTTGGTGAACACCATGCCGGAACCGGCCATCAGGGCCGCAGCCCGCGTGGTGGGCAAGGAAAACGTGCTCACCGACGAACTCTCTGCCATGGGCAGCGAGGACTATGCCTTCTTCATGCAGCACGCCAAAGGGTGTTTTGTATGGGTCGGCAATGGCAAGAACTCGCCCGTGATCCACAACAGCAAATACGACTTCAACGACCAGGTCATCCTGGTGGGAGCCTCCTTCTTTGCGGAGCTTCTCGAAGAGGTTCTGCCGCAGTCCTGA
- a CDS encoding ABC transporter substrate-binding protein — translation MKNGRIVLFLALAVMLISSAALAATKIDFMFPSPVQGKLAKEMTTIVSEYNKSQSEVEVRGIFTGDYDTTKVKAEAASKAGNPPALVIMMANLIPDLAINGFIAPIQTLSRHGNVNADTFLAEEFWPALRQNASFNGEAYGIPFHNSTPVMYYNKTMFKKMGITVPTNWAEVVEAAKKIANPDEGRWGIMLPSVNTDYCGWILSSLVMANGGQYYNSKYPGEVYYTAPTTVGAMTFWRDLVFKHKVMPQGVLTPNTISSTFFAGKLGMAFLSTGALGHMRDNSKDFELGVAFMPTKVTRGVIIGGASLVTFNGISEEQQKAAWKFMSYLTSPEVSGRWSRFTGYFAPRIKAYDLPEMTQYLAEYPDAKTALDQLKYAQPWYSTYETIAVRKAMENNLARLLNDPDLKPADAARDAQKEADEILAPYVEKTALQLP, via the coding sequence ATGAAAAATGGACGCATCGTGCTGTTCCTGGCCCTCGCGGTGATGCTGATCAGCAGCGCCGCGCTGGCCGCAACCAAGATCGACTTTATGTTCCCTTCCCCGGTGCAGGGGAAACTGGCCAAGGAAATGACCACAATCGTCAGCGAGTACAACAAGTCCCAGTCCGAGGTCGAAGTGCGCGGCATCTTCACTGGCGACTACGACACCACCAAGGTCAAGGCCGAGGCCGCCTCCAAGGCGGGCAATCCTCCGGCGCTGGTCATCATGATGGCAAACCTCATTCCCGACCTGGCCATCAATGGCTTCATCGCCCCCATCCAGACCCTGTCCCGCCACGGCAATGTGAACGCCGACACGTTCCTGGCCGAGGAGTTCTGGCCCGCGCTGCGCCAAAACGCATCCTTTAACGGCGAGGCTTACGGCATCCCATTCCACAACTCCACCCCGGTCATGTACTATAACAAGACCATGTTCAAGAAGATGGGCATCACGGTGCCCACCAACTGGGCGGAAGTGGTCGAGGCGGCCAAGAAGATCGCCAACCCGGACGAAGGCCGCTGGGGGATCATGCTCCCGAGCGTGAACACCGACTACTGCGGATGGATCCTCTCCTCCCTGGTCATGGCCAATGGCGGCCAGTACTACAACTCCAAGTATCCTGGCGAAGTCTACTACACCGCACCCACCACCGTCGGAGCCATGACCTTCTGGCGCGATCTGGTCTTCAAGCACAAGGTCATGCCCCAGGGCGTTCTCACCCCCAACACCATCTCTTCCACCTTCTTTGCCGGCAAGCTCGGCATGGCCTTTCTGTCCACTGGCGCGCTGGGCCACATGCGGGACAACTCCAAGGACTTCGAGCTGGGCGTGGCCTTCATGCCCACAAAGGTCACCCGCGGCGTAATCATCGGCGGCGCTTCCCTGGTCACCTTCAACGGCATCTCCGAAGAGCAGCAGAAGGCCGCATGGAAGTTCATGAGCTATCTGACCAGTCCCGAGGTGTCTGGCCGCTGGAGCCGTTTCACCGGGTATTTTGCCCCGCGCATAAAAGCCTATGACCTGCCGGAAATGACACAGTACCTCGCAGAGTATCCCGACGCCAAGACCGCGCTGGACCAGCTCAAGTATGCGCAGCCCTGGTACTCCACCTACGAGACCATCGCCGTGCGCAAGGCCATGGAAAACAATCTGGCCCGCCTGCTCAATGACCCGGACCTGAAGCCTGCTGACGCCGCACGGGACGCACAAAAGGAAGCCGACGAGATCCTTGCTCCCTATGTGGAGAAGACGGCCCTGCAACTGCCCTAG
- a CDS encoding L-serine ammonia-lyase, iron-sulfur-dependent, subunit alpha, whose amino-acid sequence MDSLKELYKVGNGPSSSHTMGPQKAAKSFMSRTPNAARYQVTLLGSLAATGKGHLTDWIIEQTLGPERTRILWKPDEVRPFHTNGMVFEALDELGGVVDSWEAYSVGGGTIAEADAPNRGAKSLYPHTTLAAIMEYCKVNTMELWQYVEKQEGPELWPFLKDIWQAMLDSMERGLECTGVLPGTLRYPRKANTFFKKARTQSGHLRSVGKLFAYALAVSEENASGGRVVTAPTCGSAGLIPAVLRSLQEDYALEEQEILRALAVGGLIGNLVKENASISGAEVGCQGEIGTACAMAGAIAAYLFGGSLMQIDYAAEMSLEHHLGMTCDPVGGYVQVPCIERNAISSIRAINAAQYALFTNGEHRISFDQVVQTMGETGRDLKCGYRETSMAGLAKHGLMDNCGTGC is encoded by the coding sequence ATGGATTCCCTGAAAGAATTGTACAAAGTGGGCAACGGCCCCTCCAGCAGCCATACCATGGGGCCGCAAAAGGCGGCCAAATCATTCATGAGCCGCACGCCCAACGCCGCCCGCTACCAAGTAACCCTGCTCGGCAGTCTGGCCGCCACGGGCAAGGGGCATCTCACAGACTGGATCATCGAGCAGACACTGGGCCCCGAGCGGACAAGAATCCTCTGGAAGCCGGACGAGGTGCGCCCCTTTCACACCAACGGCATGGTCTTCGAAGCCCTGGACGAACTCGGTGGGGTTGTGGATTCATGGGAAGCATACAGTGTGGGCGGCGGAACCATAGCCGAAGCCGACGCGCCGAACCGGGGCGCGAAATCCCTGTATCCGCATACCACGCTGGCAGCCATCATGGAATACTGCAAGGTCAACACCATGGAGCTGTGGCAGTATGTGGAAAAACAGGAAGGCCCGGAACTCTGGCCATTCCTGAAAGACATCTGGCAGGCCATGCTGGATTCCATGGAGCGCGGCCTTGAATGCACGGGAGTCCTGCCTGGCACGTTGCGCTATCCACGCAAGGCCAATACCTTTTTCAAGAAAGCGCGGACACAATCCGGGCATCTGCGGAGTGTTGGCAAATTGTTTGCCTATGCCCTGGCCGTTTCCGAGGAGAACGCCTCGGGCGGCAGGGTCGTCACAGCGCCCACCTGCGGCTCGGCTGGGCTGATCCCCGCCGTATTGCGCTCCCTGCAGGAGGACTACGCCCTGGAAGAACAGGAGATTCTGCGTGCGCTGGCCGTGGGAGGTCTCATCGGCAATCTCGTCAAGGAAAACGCCTCCATCTCTGGAGCGGAGGTCGGCTGCCAGGGGGAAATAGGCACGGCCTGCGCCATGGCCGGAGCCATTGCCGCCTATCTCTTCGGCGGCTCGCTCATGCAGATCGACTACGCGGCTGAAATGTCCCTGGAGCACCATTTGGGCATGACCTGCGATCCGGTTGGAGGCTATGTCCAGGTTCCGTGCATCGAGCGCAACGCAATCTCATCCATCCGGGCGATCAACGCGGCGCAGTACGCTCTTTTCACGAACGGCGAACATCGCATCAGTTTCGACCAGGTGGTGCAAACCATGGGCGAAACAGGCCGTGACCTGAAGTGCGGGTATCGCGAAACATCCATGGCAGGATTGGCCAAGCACGGTCTCATGGATAATTGCGGCACGGGCTGCTAG
- a CDS encoding phosphodiesterase yields the protein MLIAHISDLHIRPHGEKLYDFVDTNALISRHVATLNSIAKTTDSPDAVLITGDIVNCGQKQEYAMARRILGQLTMPLYIIPGNHDNNANLLEALTDICPPLENVGKTGEHTIRYTIEEFPVRFIMLDSSIGGELHGEIGREQMAWLEKELQKGTGRETAVCMHHHPLPSGNAHMDAIKCHDGEALIEMLSRYPNVTRLICGHTHRSIFQNVGRILICTVPGAAHQVPFHSTDLDGSYTLEPPALYFHRHTPETGLVTYSQSLAPFDGPYPFDSACACPEGQL from the coding sequence ATGCTCATAGCCCACATATCCGATCTGCACATTCGCCCACACGGGGAGAAGCTCTACGACTTCGTGGATACCAACGCGCTCATCAGCCGCCATGTGGCAACGCTCAACAGCATCGCCAAGACCACGGACAGCCCTGACGCAGTGCTCATCACCGGAGACATTGTCAACTGCGGGCAGAAGCAAGAGTATGCCATGGCCCGCCGCATCCTGGGGCAGCTCACCATGCCCCTCTACATCATCCCTGGAAACCACGACAACAACGCGAACTTGCTCGAAGCACTCACGGACATCTGTCCACCGCTTGAAAACGTCGGGAAGACCGGGGAACACACCATACGCTACACCATCGAAGAGTTCCCTGTGCGCTTCATCATGCTGGATTCCTCCATCGGAGGCGAACTTCACGGCGAGATAGGCCGCGAGCAGATGGCATGGCTGGAAAAGGAACTGCAAAAGGGCACGGGCAGGGAAACCGCCGTGTGTATGCACCATCACCCCCTGCCATCGGGCAACGCCCACATGGACGCCATCAAGTGCCATGACGGCGAAGCGCTCATCGAGATGCTGAGCAGATACCCCAATGTCACGCGATTGATCTGCGGCCACACCCACCGCTCCATTTTTCAGAACGTGGGCCGCATCCTCATCTGCACCGTGCCCGGCGCCGCCCACCAGGTCCCCTTTCACAGCACGGACCTGGACGGATCGTACACCCTGGAACCCCCCGCCCTCTACTTCCACCGCCATACGCCTGAAACCGGGCTGGTCACCTACAGCCAGTCGCTGGCTCCGTTCGACGGGCCGTACCCGTTCGACAGCGCCTGCGCCTGCCCTGAAGGTCAACTGTAA
- a CDS encoding carbohydrate ABC transporter permease — protein MSDNLLAYTHSGTVICAMISAVWAVPFVWMITASLRPDSGGADIASLIPQWPLCVEYFKDALNCADWGNLYRNTIFFSVGILMAQLLSITTAGYVFAFVPFRGREMVFRLFLVQLMLWPVVLMVPNMVTLKSMGLLDTLLGAMLPYMASAFGIFMVRQALRGVPKEMIEAAQVEGANLIHIFIYVLLPAIWPTLLAFSIVSLTTHWNEYLWPLMVLSDMDTHTLTIGLVSFTTSAESGAEWGLIAAGTLLVCLPITVTFILFQKHFISSFGFTQYK, from the coding sequence ATGAGCGATAACCTATTGGCATACACGCACTCTGGCACGGTCATCTGCGCAATGATCAGCGCGGTGTGGGCCGTCCCCTTTGTCTGGATGATCACGGCCTCCCTGCGCCCGGATTCGGGTGGAGCAGACATCGCCTCGCTCATTCCCCAGTGGCCCCTCTGCGTGGAGTATTTCAAGGACGCGCTCAACTGCGCGGACTGGGGGAACCTCTACCGCAACACCATTTTCTTCAGCGTCGGCATCCTCATGGCCCAGCTTCTGTCCATCACTACGGCAGGATATGTATTCGCCTTTGTGCCGTTTCGGGGCAGAGAAATGGTCTTTCGGCTCTTTCTGGTGCAACTCATGCTCTGGCCGGTGGTGCTCATGGTGCCCAACATGGTCACGCTCAAGTCCATGGGCCTGCTGGATACGCTTCTGGGCGCAATGCTCCCATACATGGCCTCGGCCTTTGGCATCTTCATGGTCCGTCAGGCGCTCCGGGGCGTGCCAAAGGAGATGATCGAAGCCGCGCAGGTGGAAGGCGCCAACCTCATCCACATCTTCATCTACGTGCTGCTGCCCGCCATCTGGCCGACGCTCCTGGCCTTCAGCATCGTCAGCCTGACGACCCACTGGAACGAGTATCTCTGGCCGCTCATGGTCCTCAGCGACATGGACACCCACACCCTGACCATCGGGCTGGTCAGCTTCACCACCAGCGCCGAATCCGGTGCCGAGTGGGGACTCATTGCCGCAGGCACTCTGCTGGTATGCCTGCCCATAACGGTAACGTTCATCCTGTTCCAGAAGCACTTCATCAGCAGCTTCGGGTTCACTCAATACAAATAA